One region of Microbacterium rhizosphaerae genomic DNA includes:
- a CDS encoding helix-turn-helix domain-containing protein — MSEDEPQGVGEQRPERAERAERAERAEHSERPERAERVLDAGALRALAHPLRVQIYDIISQYGPQTASTLAAMTGESSGATSYHLRALAKHDLIREVEGRGTARERWWERPRGSISFTNPEAMKTPSGRAATQVVMTEFLNRRHQQLMQYVGRGLMTDTEEWHDGAMISTATAQLTPEQLEDLTERIQAIINETVEKYRTQDVEGARNITIRADVFPLPEEGH, encoded by the coding sequence ATGAGCGAGGACGAACCGCAGGGAGTCGGGGAACAGCGCCCGGAGCGCGCCGAGCGCGCCGAGCGCGCCGAGCGCGCAGAGCACTCCGAGCGCCCGGAGCGCGCAGAGCGCGTGCTGGATGCCGGCGCCCTCCGTGCGCTCGCGCACCCCCTGCGCGTGCAGATCTACGACATCATCAGCCAGTACGGACCGCAGACGGCCAGCACCCTGGCGGCGATGACGGGGGAGTCGTCGGGAGCCACGAGCTACCACCTGCGCGCGCTGGCGAAGCACGACCTCATCCGCGAGGTCGAAGGGCGAGGAACGGCGCGCGAGCGCTGGTGGGAACGACCGCGCGGCTCCATCTCGTTCACCAACCCGGAAGCGATGAAGACGCCCTCCGGCCGTGCGGCGACGCAGGTGGTCATGACGGAGTTCCTCAACCGGCGCCATCAGCAGCTCATGCAGTACGTCGGCCGCGGGCTCATGACCGACACGGAGGAGTGGCACGACGGCGCCATGATCTCCACCGCGACCGCCCAGCTCACGCCCGAGCAGCTCGAGGACCTGACCGAGCGCATCCAGGCGATCATCAACGAGACCGTCGAGAAGTACCGCACCCAGGACGTCGAGGGAGCACGGAACATCACCATCCGCGCCGACGTCTTCCCGCTGCCCGAGGAAGGACACTGA
- a CDS encoding MFS transporter, producing the protein MTTATAPRTKLGRAFGELWTAAAFSNLADGIGRTAVPLIATTLTDDPFLISVLGALAFLPWLIFGLPAGMIVDRFDRRIVMAVANTVRAAAALALAVFTVTGTLSIWALFAGTLVFGLGETLFDNATNAVIPGVVTRQQLDRANGWMQAAQVTIDSFIATPIGGVLFGVALALPLWIGGAAYLVPIVLALMLPAAAARSLRAPAERERVTVPDPDAPDLEVSVIAEPVATPIAQNSVSAREAVRFLWSHHYLRAMVLFTSVVGCCLSFAQAATILFFLDVHHVAPPAIGFVTAGIGIGALVGSIIASRFVARFGRGPVMVAANVIVAVSSVLTGLAPNLYGAIAAYALMAFAVSIWNVPWGALRQQIVPPHMFGRVLGIVRMLTWGLFPIATLLGGLVSRASLQLPFIISGVIVAIATLLALKLLIAGTRRAGAEVGDPAAA; encoded by the coding sequence ATGACGACGGCGACCGCGCCCCGGACCAAGCTCGGGCGGGCGTTCGGGGAGCTCTGGACGGCTGCCGCGTTCAGCAACCTCGCCGACGGCATCGGACGCACCGCCGTCCCTCTCATCGCGACGACGCTCACGGACGACCCGTTCCTGATCTCGGTGCTCGGCGCGCTCGCGTTCCTGCCGTGGCTGATCTTCGGACTGCCGGCCGGCATGATCGTCGACCGCTTCGACCGCCGCATCGTGATGGCTGTCGCCAATACGGTGCGCGCCGCCGCCGCCCTCGCGCTCGCGGTGTTCACCGTCACCGGCACGCTGTCGATCTGGGCGCTGTTCGCCGGCACGCTCGTCTTCGGCCTCGGCGAGACGCTCTTCGATAACGCCACCAACGCTGTCATCCCGGGCGTGGTCACCCGGCAGCAGCTGGACAGGGCGAACGGATGGATGCAGGCCGCCCAGGTCACGATCGACAGCTTCATCGCCACCCCCATCGGTGGTGTGCTGTTCGGCGTGGCGCTCGCCCTGCCGCTGTGGATCGGCGGAGCCGCGTACCTGGTGCCGATCGTCCTCGCGCTCATGCTTCCCGCCGCGGCCGCCCGCTCGCTGCGGGCACCTGCCGAGCGGGAGCGGGTGACGGTGCCCGATCCGGATGCGCCGGATCTCGAGGTCTCCGTCATCGCCGAGCCGGTCGCCACGCCGATCGCGCAGAACTCGGTGTCGGCGCGCGAGGCGGTGCGCTTCCTCTGGAGCCATCACTATCTGCGGGCGATGGTGCTCTTCACCTCCGTCGTCGGCTGCTGCCTGTCGTTCGCGCAGGCCGCCACCATCCTGTTCTTCCTCGATGTGCACCACGTCGCCCCGCCCGCCATCGGCTTCGTCACGGCCGGCATCGGAATCGGGGCACTCGTCGGGTCGATCATCGCCTCGCGGTTCGTCGCCCGCTTCGGGCGCGGCCCGGTGATGGTCGCCGCGAACGTGATCGTCGCGGTGTCGTCCGTGCTCACCGGGCTCGCCCCGAACCTGTACGGGGCGATCGCGGCGTACGCGCTCATGGCCTTCGCCGTCTCGATCTGGAACGTGCCGTGGGGAGCCCTGCGCCAGCAGATCGTGCCGCCGCACATGTTCGGGCGCGTGCTCGGCATCGTCCGGATGCTGACCTGGGGGCTGTTCCCGATCGCGACGCTGCTCGGCGGGCTCGTCTCGCGGGCGAGCCTTCAGCTGCCGTTCATCATCTCCGGCGTCATCGTGGCCATCGCGACGCTGCTCGCGCTCAAGCTGCTCATCGCGGGCACACGTCGGGCGGGCGCCGAGGTGGGAGACCCCGCGGCGGCATGA
- a CDS encoding M3 family metallopeptidase, with product MTDAAATSPNPLLAPTPLPYGLPPYGDIRPEHYLPAFEAAFAEHLDEVARITGAGSEPTFENTIEALERSGALLDRVERAFYTVSSADATDEIQAIEEQLAPLMSAHSDAIQLDSALYERIQTIHDRRDEVDLTPEQRYLVERRHREMSHAGAALDDAAKATLTELNSRLSVLTTTFEKNLLADTNDLAVVFDDVSELDGLTEGEISAAAQAAADRGLDGRYVVTLTLFTGHPYLSSLTNRESRRRLLEASRSRASRGNENDNRATLREISRLRAQRAALLGYDTHAGYITSDETAGSPQAVHALLRRLAVPAAENARREQAALQAVIDGDGESFTLEAHDWAFYTERVRAARYDLDRAALRPWFEAERVLRDGVFEAAHRLYGVTFVERPDLPAYHPDARVFEVFDEDGSAVGLYILDLYTRDTKRGGAWMNSIVDQSHLRGSKPVVVNNLNVPKPAPGTPTLLTLDEVTTLFHEFGHALHGLFATVTYPHFAGTAVFRDFVEFPSQVNEMWIYWPEILDRYARHIETGEPLPAEIVEKLHASETFNQGFATSEYLAAAWLDQAWHSLTAPQAAADLDVAEFEASALADIGLANPAVPTRYSSTYFAHVFSGGYSAGYYSYIWSEVLDADTVEWFGENGGLTRENGDRFRRRLLGVGGSKDPLEAYRDFRGRDADIQPLLKRRGLDG from the coding sequence ATGACGGATGCCGCTGCCACCTCTCCCAACCCCCTTCTCGCACCGACCCCGCTCCCCTACGGCCTCCCGCCCTACGGCGACATCCGTCCCGAGCACTACCTGCCGGCGTTCGAGGCCGCGTTCGCCGAGCACCTGGACGAGGTGGCCCGCATCACCGGCGCCGGCTCCGAGCCGACGTTCGAGAACACCATCGAGGCGCTCGAGCGCAGCGGCGCGCTGCTGGATCGCGTGGAACGCGCCTTCTACACCGTGTCATCCGCCGACGCCACGGACGAGATCCAGGCGATCGAGGAGCAGCTCGCACCGCTCATGTCGGCGCACAGTGACGCCATCCAGCTCGACAGCGCCCTCTACGAGCGGATCCAGACGATCCACGACCGACGTGACGAGGTCGACCTGACGCCCGAGCAGCGCTACCTCGTCGAGCGCAGGCACCGCGAGATGTCGCATGCCGGAGCGGCGCTCGACGACGCGGCCAAGGCCACGCTGACCGAGCTGAACAGCCGCCTCTCCGTGCTCACGACGACGTTCGAGAAGAACCTGCTCGCCGACACCAACGACCTCGCGGTCGTCTTCGACGACGTGTCCGAGCTCGACGGACTGACCGAGGGCGAGATCTCCGCGGCGGCGCAGGCGGCCGCGGACCGCGGGCTCGACGGACGATACGTCGTGACGCTCACCCTCTTCACGGGTCACCCCTACCTGTCGTCGCTCACGAACCGGGAGAGCCGGCGCCGGCTGCTCGAGGCATCCCGCTCCCGCGCCTCGCGCGGCAACGAGAACGACAACCGCGCGACCCTGCGCGAGATCTCCCGTCTGCGCGCCCAGCGCGCCGCCCTGCTCGGCTACGACACGCACGCGGGCTACATCACCTCCGACGAGACTGCGGGATCGCCACAGGCCGTGCACGCGCTGCTGCGCCGCCTGGCGGTTCCGGCCGCGGAGAACGCGCGGCGCGAGCAGGCGGCGCTCCAGGCGGTCATCGACGGCGACGGCGAGTCGTTCACCCTCGAGGCGCACGATTGGGCGTTCTACACCGAGCGCGTTCGCGCGGCCCGCTACGACCTGGATCGCGCGGCGCTGCGCCCGTGGTTCGAGGCCGAGCGCGTCCTGCGCGACGGGGTATTCGAGGCCGCGCACCGCCTGTACGGCGTGACGTTCGTCGAGCGGCCCGACCTGCCTGCGTACCACCCCGACGCCCGGGTCTTCGAGGTGTTCGACGAGGATGGCTCCGCCGTCGGCCTCTACATCCTCGACCTGTACACCCGCGACACGAAGCGGGGCGGCGCGTGGATGAACTCGATCGTCGACCAGTCGCACCTGCGCGGCAGCAAGCCCGTCGTCGTGAACAACCTCAACGTGCCGAAGCCGGCCCCCGGCACGCCGACCCTCCTCACGCTCGACGAGGTGACGACGCTCTTCCATGAGTTCGGGCACGCGCTGCACGGCCTGTTCGCGACCGTCACCTACCCGCACTTCGCCGGGACGGCGGTGTTCCGCGACTTCGTGGAGTTCCCGAGCCAGGTCAACGAGATGTGGATCTACTGGCCGGAGATCCTCGACCGCTACGCCCGGCACATCGAGACCGGCGAGCCGCTGCCCGCCGAGATCGTCGAGAAGCTGCACGCCTCCGAGACGTTCAACCAGGGCTTCGCGACGAGCGAATACCTCGCGGCGGCATGGCTCGACCAGGCCTGGCACTCGCTGACCGCCCCGCAAGCGGCGGCGGACCTGGATGTCGCCGAGTTCGAGGCATCCGCCCTCGCCGACATCGGACTCGCGAACCCCGCCGTGCCCACCCGGTACTCGTCGACGTACTTCGCGCACGTGTTCTCCGGCGGGTACAGCGCCGGCTACTACTCCTACATCTGGAGCGAGGTGCTGGATGCCGACACCGTCGAGTGGTTCGGCGAGAACGGCGGACTCACCCGCGAGAACGGCGACCGGTTCCGCCGGCGCCTGCTCGGGGTGGGCGGCTCGAAAGACCCGCTCGAGGCCTACCGGGACTTCCGCGGGAGGGACGCCGACATCCAGCCGCTCCTGAAGCGCCGCGGGCTCGACGGCTGA